Within the Catalinimonas niigatensis genome, the region ATTCTAACAAAGTAAATTTGATGAGTTCTCTACCGGATGCAGTGATTGGACGCAAAAGCATGACTGACTCAGTAGGATAAATATCGTTCAGGTTCATTGAAATCATGTTGTTTTTTTATCGTAATGGTCCGGCAATGAATACCCGTGCATTTTGAGGAGAAACAATTCCTGTGACATCTGCCGGACCGCTGATGTAGGTAACAAACCTTCCGTCGCTGGAGAGCACCGGATTTACACTGGCCTGATTGCTTCCCAACGTCAGGTTGACCAATTGCCCATTGATAAAAGCGTATATATCATAAGTGAAGTTATTATCAGCTACGCCCAGATTATTGGCCGAAGAAGAGAAAACGATCACATTACCGTCGGCTGAAATATCCGGTGTGTGGCTAAATCCATTGGCATCCACAGGGGTAAGTCGGGTATAGCGGGGAATCGTCTGATCAAAGAGAAAAATATCTACCAGTCCATTCCCATCTTCTGCCCCCGTAAGATCACCCATCTCTGACTCAAACACAATCAGCCTGCCATCCCCACTGATCCTGGGGCTATCAGAATAGGCTGTAGAGCGTGTAATGGGAATATTGCTGCCATTGGCTGCATCATACAGCCAAACCGAAGGAGACTGCTGGGGACTAAGCTGATCCACATTGACCCAGGTATGGAAACGTCCGTTGGTAGAAAAATCCACAGGTTGTCCATTGCTGATCACCGGCCCCTGCAAAGTATTTA harbors:
- a CDS encoding TolB family protein → MKSLSKIMIALACLLIACQSEDDPAPDTGNNPAANLPSGFANTALPNELANGELFNLAISGNGRFIVLTTSARLVPNDQDNFIDVYRLDRQNNTWLLLSPNLVSNALSASISDTGDRVLFTASQSPALPSSPTAIYLWENNTVRPIQQGAQDPSSPIPLITPLVAFSNIISPDGQQLAVSINLNHIVAPLNTLQGPVISNGQPVDFSTNGRFHTWVNVDQLSPQQSPSVWLYDAANGSNIPITRSTAYSDSPRISGDGRLIVFESEMGDLTGAEDGNGLVDIFLFDQTIPRYTRLTPVDANGFSHTPDISADGNVIVFSSSANNLGVADNNFTYDIYAFINGQLVNLTLGSNQASVNPVLSSDGRFVTYISGPADVTGIVSPQNARVFIAGPLR